The proteins below come from a single Cupriavidus pauculus genomic window:
- a CDS encoding extracellular solute-binding protein yields MPIVTSLPNHFRIADRSAARVAATAVASLALLLPGLGHASDLVAVTSGGTAEAAKQLTSLYNKEHPSAPVTLTFGPSMGKTENAIPARLARQEPIDVVIMVGGALDQLMASGKLEPGSKVVLANSKIACAVPAGRPHPDLRTTAAVRQAFLDAPSIAWSDSASGEYIQGELLARLGIEAEVKKKGKQIPATPVGEVLAKGEAAFGCQQHSELQPVHGIDIVAELPDELQRVTPYAAAIVKGSAHRAAAKAYIQYLAAPASGKVIKATGLTPLSEK; encoded by the coding sequence ATGCCGATCGTTACATCCTTGCCGAACCATTTCCGTATTGCCGACCGTTCAGCCGCCCGCGTTGCCGCCACGGCGGTCGCCTCACTTGCCCTGCTGCTGCCCGGCCTCGGACACGCGAGCGACCTCGTTGCCGTGACGTCCGGCGGAACCGCCGAGGCGGCCAAGCAGCTGACGAGTCTCTATAACAAAGAACACCCTTCCGCCCCCGTCACTCTCACTTTCGGGCCGTCCATGGGCAAGACAGAGAATGCGATCCCGGCCCGTCTGGCCCGTCAGGAACCGATCGACGTGGTCATCATGGTCGGTGGCGCGCTAGATCAGCTTATGGCTAGCGGCAAGCTGGAACCCGGCAGCAAGGTCGTTCTCGCCAATTCGAAGATCGCCTGTGCCGTGCCCGCCGGCAGACCCCATCCGGACTTGCGCACCACGGCAGCGGTGCGTCAGGCCTTTCTCGATGCGCCCTCCATTGCATGGTCCGATAGCGCGAGCGGCGAGTACATCCAGGGCGAGCTACTGGCTCGCCTCGGCATCGAGGCGGAGGTGAAAAAGAAAGGCAAGCAGATCCCGGCAACGCCCGTCGGCGAGGTGCTGGCGAAAGGCGAGGCGGCATTCGGATGCCAGCAGCACAGTGAGCTGCAGCCCGTGCACGGTATCGACATCGTGGCCGAACTGCCGGACGAATTGCAGCGCGTCACGCCGTACGCGGCCGCCATCGTGAAAGGCAGCGCCCATCGCGCGGCCGCCAAGGCGTACATCCAGTATCTGGCGGCGCCGGCGAGCGGCAAGGTTATCAAGGCAACCGGATTGACGCCGCTCAGCGAAAAATAA
- a CDS encoding FUSC family protein yields MWEVLRLALRNTQVAFRAELDVSALVARSARCLQAVIAVTLAAAISLACRQPEAWWAAICAFALTGSALRPALGLGVQQIAGTFAGTVMGVWLAPLALDGPAAFVALSTLFATACLSIAARRAASFLWILSAALFVYMVSLLLIHGAADARPLAVALWINALIGTGAYLLVTALASGVARLRGGDHAPAQAAPPAPSSDNPAQAVSGTRLSLVCAMSLAALSWILYRHPLIGMAQAMITTIAVLAVPRTTVGHSLYNIVIRILNRLLGCLLSEPAISSGSDSRRREPSRAQCRDLYKIEIVETAR; encoded by the coding sequence ATGTGGGAGGTGCTACGGCTCGCGTTGCGCAACACCCAGGTGGCGTTCCGCGCCGAGCTGGACGTCTCCGCGCTCGTGGCACGCAGCGCGCGCTGTCTACAGGCGGTCATCGCGGTGACGCTCGCCGCGGCCATATCCCTGGCGTGCCGTCAGCCGGAAGCCTGGTGGGCCGCCATTTGCGCGTTCGCATTGACCGGTAGCGCGCTGCGCCCCGCGCTCGGGCTCGGCGTGCAGCAGATTGCCGGCACGTTCGCCGGCACCGTCATGGGCGTCTGGCTGGCACCGCTGGCATTGGATGGCCCCGCCGCATTCGTCGCGCTCAGCACACTGTTCGCGACCGCATGCCTCTCCATTGCCGCGCGGCGCGCCGCGAGTTTCCTGTGGATCCTGTCCGCGGCACTGTTCGTCTATATGGTGTCGTTGCTGTTGATCCATGGCGCGGCGGACGCGAGGCCGCTTGCCGTGGCCCTGTGGATCAATGCGCTGATCGGCACGGGGGCGTATCTGCTTGTCACGGCGCTCGCCAGCGGCGTGGCGCGGCTGCGCGGGGGCGACCATGCACCGGCGCAGGCCGCGCCGCCAGCCCCCTCGTCGGACAACCCGGCCCAGGCCGTCTCTGGCACCCGGCTTTCGCTGGTCTGCGCAATGTCGCTCGCGGCGCTGTCATGGATTCTCTATCGCCATCCGCTGATCGGCATGGCGCAAGCCATGATCACCACCATCGCGGTACTGGCCGTTCCCCGCACGACCGTTGGCCATTCGCTGTACAACATCGTCATCCGGATCCTGAATCGGCTGCTCGGTTGCCTGCTAAGCGAGCCTGCTATTTCATCTGGAAGTGATTCTCGACGACGCGAACCCTCTCGGGCGCAGTGTAGAGATCTCTACAAGATTGAAATAGTCGAAACAGCCCGCTAA
- a CDS encoding SDR family oxidoreductase translates to MSRLQGKRTLITGGTSGIGLETAKQFLAEGVRVMVTGVNPDSIARARTELGPEVLIVRADSASVAAQRELALAVSAHYGELDIAFLNAGVSVWVPMEEWSEEMFDRSFAINVKGPYFLVQSLLSCFARPASVVLNTSINAHVGAARSSVYAATKAALLNMAKTLSSELLDRGIRVNAVSPGPVETPLYDKLGIPDAYREQVARDIVATIPMGRFGRPEEVAKAVLYLASDESRWTVGSEMIVDGGRTLNG, encoded by the coding sequence ATGTCCCGTTTGCAAGGCAAACGCACCCTCATTACCGGCGGCACCAGTGGTATCGGTCTCGAAACCGCCAAGCAATTTCTGGCAGAAGGCGTACGTGTCATGGTGACCGGCGTCAATCCCGATTCCATCGCGCGCGCCAGGACGGAACTTGGCCCGGAAGTCCTGATCGTGCGCGCCGACTCGGCCAGCGTCGCCGCGCAGAGGGAACTGGCACTGGCCGTCAGCGCCCATTACGGCGAGCTCGACATCGCATTCCTCAACGCCGGCGTCTCGGTATGGGTGCCAATGGAGGAATGGTCGGAGGAAATGTTCGATCGCTCGTTCGCCATCAACGTCAAAGGACCCTATTTCCTCGTTCAGTCGCTGTTGTCCTGCTTTGCGAGGCCGGCGTCGGTGGTCCTCAATACGTCCATCAACGCGCATGTCGGCGCCGCCCGTTCATCGGTTTATGCCGCCACCAAAGCGGCATTGCTGAACATGGCGAAGACGCTCTCGAGCGAACTGCTCGACCGCGGTATCCGCGTCAACGCGGTCAGCCCGGGTCCGGTCGAGACGCCGCTGTACGACAAGCTCGGCATCCCCGATGCCTATCGCGAGCAGGTTGCCAGGGACATCGTCGCGACGATTCCAATGGGTCGTTTTGGCAGGCCGGAGGAGGTTGCCAAGGCGGTGCTGTATCTGGCGTCCGACGAATCCCGGTGGACCGTCGGCTCCGAAATGATCGTTGACGGCGGTCGCACACTCAACGGCTGA
- a CDS encoding response regulator transcription factor — MIRVLIADDHAVMRNGLRHILERAAGFVVTGEAANGAEVPRLVRDHPGDVIILDLSMPGRSGLELICLLRAEHPRLRILVLTMHAEEQYIVRAFRAGASGYLTKESAGTELVEALRRVAAGGTYISPAMAEKLALGLQTHMADAPHASLSDRELEVFRRIVAGESLTDIASALCVSAKTVSTYKMRLLDKLKLRSDAALVRYAIEAKLFDDDTSL; from the coding sequence ATGATCCGCGTGTTGATCGCCGACGATCACGCCGTCATGCGCAACGGCCTGCGGCACATCCTGGAGCGGGCCGCCGGATTCGTGGTGACGGGCGAAGCCGCCAATGGCGCGGAAGTGCCTCGCCTCGTCCGCGATCACCCCGGCGACGTGATAATCCTGGATCTCTCCATGCCCGGACGCAGCGGCCTCGAACTGATCTGCCTGCTCCGCGCGGAGCATCCGAGGCTGCGCATACTCGTGTTGACCATGCATGCCGAGGAGCAATACATCGTGCGAGCCTTCCGCGCGGGCGCTTCGGGCTACCTCACCAAGGAAAGCGCCGGCACGGAGCTCGTGGAAGCGCTGAGAAGAGTGGCGGCAGGCGGCACCTATATCAGTCCCGCGATGGCCGAGAAACTGGCGCTTGGACTCCAGACGCACATGGCCGACGCCCCGCACGCAAGTCTTTCGGACCGCGAACTGGAAGTGTTCCGGCGAATCGTGGCGGGCGAGTCGCTCACGGATATCGCCAGCGCATTGTGCGTCAGCGCAAAAACGGTCAGCACGTACAAGATGCGTCTGCTCGACAAGCTCAAGCTCCGCAGCGATGCGGCCCTCGTGCGCTATGCGATCGAGGCCAAGCTGTTCGACGACGACACGAGTCTCTAG
- a CDS encoding glycosyltransferase: MTLISVVTINYNNRDGLQRTMDSVVQQDTDVCALQYVVIDGGSTDGSVELARSRAEDIDVFVSEPDDGIYAAMNKGLNRVTGEWVVFMNSGDCFAGPQALSTIARTACERGGTWLIYGDNISPRGLEPAAPLYKLRAGVIHACHQAMAFRVCDLRYDERWRIYSDLDFVLQYYKRFKSKAFRHVAEPLSIIEESGLSARFPGAKRKEKFGIVYERFGLPGLMFALAASVLAAVDLL, translated from the coding sequence ATGACCCTGATTTCAGTTGTGACGATCAACTACAACAACCGCGATGGTCTGCAACGGACCATGGATAGCGTGGTGCAGCAGGACACCGACGTGTGCGCGCTGCAATATGTCGTGATCGATGGAGGATCGACAGACGGTTCCGTCGAGCTTGCCCGGAGTCGCGCCGAAGATATCGACGTATTTGTCAGCGAGCCCGACGATGGGATCTATGCGGCAATGAACAAGGGGCTCAACCGGGTGACCGGCGAATGGGTCGTGTTCATGAATTCCGGCGACTGCTTCGCCGGCCCGCAAGCCCTCTCGACCATTGCGCGCACCGCCTGCGAACGAGGGGGCACCTGGCTCATCTATGGCGACAACATCAGCCCACGCGGGCTGGAGCCCGCCGCACCGCTATACAAGCTGCGCGCGGGGGTAATCCACGCTTGCCACCAGGCCATGGCATTTCGTGTCTGCGACCTGCGCTACGACGAAAGATGGCGTATCTACAGCGACCTCGACTTCGTGCTGCAGTACTACAAGCGTTTCAAGTCGAAGGCATTCCGTCATGTGGCCGAGCCACTGTCGATCATCGAGGAAAGCGGTCTCAGCGCGAGGTTCCCGGGTGCCAAACGGAAGGAGAAATTCGGCATCGTCTATGAGCGCTTCGGATTGCCGGGGCTGATGTTCGCCCTCGCGGCATCGGTGCTGGCCGCTGTCGATCTGCTCTGA
- a CDS encoding chromate transporter — translation MTSSQLPTTAAAGDPTYSLRQLVLYFLRLGTFGFGGPVALAGYMHRDLVDARQWITDADYKEGLALAQLAPGPLAAQLAIYLGYVHYRIVGATLVGIAFVLPSFLMVIALGWAYVRFGGLTWMQSVFYGVGAAVIGIIAISAYKLTRKSVGKDKLLWFIYLVLVAVTVITESEVAWLFIAAGVLVWLRRAPPKWLHQGKLNALAATPLPAASGMMSTIDWPLLSQLGVFFAKAGAFVFGSGLAIVPFLYGGVVTEHHWLNDKQFVDAVAVAMITPGPVVITVGFIGYLVAGLPGACVAAAATFLPCYLFTVLPAPYFKKYGKLPAILAFVDGVTAAAIGAITGAVIVLAKRSIVDLPTVLLALVTVALLLKFKKLSEPMIVAGAALVGLIAYPLLHR, via the coding sequence ATGACCTCGTCCCAGCTACCCACCACCGCCGCGGCCGGTGACCCCACATATTCGCTGCGCCAGCTGGTCTTGTATTTCCTGAGGCTCGGCACGTTCGGCTTCGGCGGCCCGGTCGCGCTCGCCGGCTATATGCACCGCGATCTCGTCGACGCGCGGCAGTGGATCACCGATGCGGATTACAAGGAGGGCCTGGCGCTCGCGCAACTCGCGCCGGGGCCGCTGGCCGCGCAGCTTGCGATCTACCTGGGATACGTCCATTACCGCATCGTGGGCGCGACCCTCGTCGGCATCGCCTTCGTGCTGCCTTCGTTTTTGATGGTCATTGCACTCGGCTGGGCCTACGTGCGTTTTGGCGGCCTGACGTGGATGCAGTCGGTGTTCTACGGCGTGGGTGCGGCGGTGATCGGCATCATTGCGATCAGCGCGTACAAGCTGACCAGAAAGAGCGTCGGCAAAGACAAACTGCTGTGGTTCATCTATCTGGTGCTTGTGGCCGTCACGGTCATCACCGAGTCGGAAGTGGCATGGTTGTTCATCGCGGCCGGCGTGCTTGTCTGGTTGCGGCGCGCACCGCCGAAATGGCTGCACCAGGGCAAACTGAATGCGTTGGCTGCAACGCCGCTGCCCGCGGCAAGCGGCATGATGAGCACGATCGACTGGCCGCTTCTGTCGCAGCTCGGTGTGTTCTTTGCCAAGGCGGGCGCGTTCGTCTTCGGATCGGGACTCGCCATCGTGCCGTTCCTGTACGGCGGTGTCGTGACGGAGCACCACTGGCTGAACGACAAACAGTTTGTCGATGCAGTCGCCGTGGCCATGATCACGCCCGGTCCGGTGGTCATCACCGTGGGTTTCATCGGTTATCTCGTGGCGGGACTGCCTGGTGCCTGTGTCGCCGCGGCTGCGACGTTCCTGCCGTGCTACCTGTTCACCGTCCTGCCGGCGCCGTATTTCAAGAAGTATGGCAAGTTACCCGCGATCCTCGCATTCGTGGATGGTGTTACCGCGGCCGCCATCGGTGCGATTACCGGCGCGGTGATCGTGCTGGCGAAGCGTTCGATCGTCGACTTGCCGACAGTGCTGCTGGCGCTCGTCACCGTTGCCTTGCTGCTGAAGTTCAAAAAGCTGAGCGAGCCGATGATCGTCGCAGGGGCAGCGTTGGTCGGCCTGATCGCCTATCCGCTTCTGCATCGATGA
- a CDS encoding LysR family transcriptional regulator — protein sequence MSHINFALEDLQAFVATAEKGSFRIAAEALNISQPALSRRIEKLEKTLGSRLLDRTTRRVETTNVGRQFLEEARAALDILDNAVFRLGDETTLRRGLVTVAAIPSVALHLLPHAIHAFAQRHPGVRVRVIDESANAVLTSVMSGESDFGLNFMGALEPSIEFHAVRAEPYRLVLRQDHEWAGRDCVSWEELAGQRMVSVSRQSGNRALIESAIAHLERQPTIHYEANHVVGVLALVDAGLGVAVLPGMAVPHDHSRLRAIPLIEPDVDRVLALIRRRDRPLRPAAEALYETIRLEMTAT from the coding sequence ATGTCACACATCAATTTCGCGCTCGAAGACCTGCAGGCATTCGTCGCGACGGCCGAAAAGGGCAGCTTCCGTATCGCCGCGGAGGCCCTTAACATTTCACAGCCAGCGCTCAGCCGCCGGATCGAAAAGTTGGAAAAGACGCTCGGCTCCCGCCTGCTGGACCGGACGACGCGTCGCGTGGAGACGACGAATGTCGGCCGGCAGTTCCTCGAGGAAGCGCGAGCCGCACTGGATATCCTCGATAACGCGGTATTTCGGCTCGGCGACGAGACCACGCTTCGCCGTGGCCTGGTGACGGTGGCGGCCATACCGTCCGTCGCGCTGCATTTACTCCCCCATGCGATCCACGCGTTTGCCCAACGGCATCCGGGCGTACGCGTGCGTGTTATCGACGAAAGCGCGAACGCCGTGCTGACGAGCGTGATGTCGGGCGAGTCCGATTTCGGGCTCAACTTCATGGGCGCGCTGGAGCCAAGCATCGAATTCCATGCGGTCCGCGCCGAGCCTTATCGATTGGTGTTGCGGCAAGACCATGAGTGGGCCGGGCGGGACTGCGTATCCTGGGAGGAACTGGCCGGACAACGGATGGTCAGCGTGTCCAGGCAAAGCGGCAATCGCGCCCTGATCGAAAGCGCGATTGCCCACCTCGAGCGGCAACCCACGATCCATTACGAAGCCAACCACGTCGTGGGCGTACTGGCGCTGGTTGACGCCGGTCTGGGCGTGGCCGTGCTGCCAGGCATGGCGGTGCCGCACGACCATTCCCGGTTGCGCGCCATCCCTTTGATCGAACCTGACGTGGACCGCGTGCTGGCCCTGATCCGCCGCCGAGACAGGCCGTTGCGGCCTGCGGCGGAGGCGTTATATGAAACGATCAGACTGGAAATGACGGCCACGTGA
- a CDS encoding universal stress protein, whose product MYERILVAIDGGPSSALALSQAIAVAKLAAAEVKVLFVVDDSELFFESSYPESEDMMRAIANVGTTALARASTRLESAGVRFLTELIERPITPGQISATIVERADRWPADLIVMGTHGRRGLRRLIMGSVSEGVIAQTCKPVLLIRGEASPVRRPARVGAS is encoded by the coding sequence ATGTATGAACGGATTCTGGTAGCGATAGACGGCGGCCCCTCGTCCGCGCTGGCGCTATCGCAAGCGATTGCCGTGGCGAAGCTCGCCGCCGCGGAGGTCAAGGTGTTGTTCGTGGTGGACGACAGCGAACTATTCTTCGAATCCAGCTATCCCGAGTCGGAGGATATGATGCGCGCGATCGCGAACGTCGGCACGACCGCGCTCGCACGCGCATCGACACGCCTCGAATCCGCTGGCGTGCGCTTTCTGACCGAGCTGATCGAGCGGCCGATCACGCCCGGGCAGATCTCGGCGACCATCGTCGAGCGCGCCGACCGCTGGCCTGCCGATCTGATCGTGATGGGAACGCACGGACGCCGCGGGTTGCGCAGGCTGATCATGGGCAGCGTATCGGAAGGCGTGATCGCGCAGACATGCAAGCCGGTGCTGCTGATCCGTGGGGAAGCCTCCCCCGTGCGGCGCCCTGCCCGCGTTGGCGCCTCCTAG
- a CDS encoding putative quinol monooxygenase: MVNVALFVRLEAKPGKEKDVESFLLSGLPLVEAEPATTAWFGIRLGPSTFGIFDAFPDEAGRQAHLSGKVAAALMEKADELFAEPPSIEKADVLAAKLPG, translated from the coding sequence ATGGTCAATGTCGCGTTGTTCGTTCGTCTGGAAGCGAAGCCAGGAAAGGAGAAGGACGTTGAGAGCTTTCTGTTGAGTGGTCTTCCCCTTGTGGAGGCAGAACCGGCGACTACGGCCTGGTTCGGCATCCGTCTGGGGCCGTCGACGTTCGGCATCTTCGACGCATTTCCGGACGAGGCCGGACGGCAAGCGCACCTTTCCGGCAAGGTCGCAGCCGCGCTGATGGAGAAAGCGGACGAATTATTCGCCGAGCCACCGTCGATCGAGAAGGCCGACGTGCTTGCAGCGAAGCTGCCGGGCTGA
- a CDS encoding LysR family transcriptional regulator → MEARLDRFLQMTCFARAVETGSFSAAARDLGLGQPNVSRYVASLEEHLKTRLLHRTTRQLALTPEGERYYAEVRRILDAVGEAESSLRDEAEPTGLLRVACPTAFAHAFVLPLVPAFLARYPALALDLQTGDRYVNLVDEGAELAIRIGHLEDSALRARRIGQFQRVCVASTAYLARRGVPREPASLRDHDCIVYTLLSSGSAWRFRDGEVAVSGRLRVNSPQAVQEAANAGLGIANGPKWLFDAGLNNGTLKLVLSGYEAPSVPVQIVYGAHRLVSRRAIAFMDFIGEAFHGIDALGALPHGKPND, encoded by the coding sequence ATGGAGGCGCGTCTGGATCGGTTTCTGCAAATGACCTGCTTTGCCCGCGCGGTGGAAACAGGCAGTTTCTCCGCGGCGGCGCGCGATCTGGGTCTTGGGCAACCCAATGTCAGCCGATACGTCGCCTCGCTCGAGGAGCATCTGAAGACTCGGCTGCTACACCGAACCACGCGCCAACTCGCGCTGACGCCCGAGGGCGAGCGGTATTACGCGGAGGTCAGACGGATACTCGATGCGGTCGGGGAAGCGGAGTCCTCGCTGCGCGACGAAGCCGAACCAACGGGACTGTTACGCGTTGCCTGCCCGACAGCATTCGCGCATGCGTTCGTTCTGCCGTTGGTGCCCGCCTTCCTCGCGCGCTACCCTGCCCTCGCGCTCGATCTGCAGACAGGCGACCGATACGTAAACCTCGTGGATGAGGGCGCCGAACTCGCCATACGGATCGGGCATCTCGAGGACAGCGCATTGCGCGCCCGCCGCATCGGGCAGTTTCAGCGGGTGTGCGTGGCCAGCACCGCTTATCTTGCCCGTCGCGGTGTACCGCGCGAGCCCGCCAGCCTCCGCGACCATGATTGCATTGTCTACACGCTGCTTTCCTCTGGCAGTGCGTGGCGGTTTCGCGATGGCGAGGTAGCGGTTTCCGGCCGGCTGCGCGTCAATTCACCTCAGGCAGTCCAGGAAGCCGCGAACGCGGGTCTGGGCATCGCGAACGGGCCGAAGTGGCTGTTCGACGCGGGGTTGAACAACGGCACCTTGAAGCTTGTGCTGTCGGGCTACGAGGCACCCTCGGTACCGGTCCAGATCGTGTACGGGGCCCACCGCCTGGTGTCCAGGCGCGCGATTGCATTTATGGATTTCATCGGCGAAGCGTTTCACGGCATCGACGCGCTCGGCGCGTTGCCCCACGGCAAGCCCAACGACTGA
- a CDS encoding chromate resistance protein ChrB domain-containing protein → MNATSALPETAWLLLVVSLPTSASTARMRLWRGIKALGAAALRDGAYLLPNLPGLGASLQALATDAASEDGKVWVLSVQATGAQQDAEYRALFARASEYAAWITELSAARSTLSEMDEAGLLRLARRHGRGFDAIRRIDFFPDEASARAEAQWRDFNAAIDVMLSPGEPRGVAGNIPRRDPAQYQGRQWATRRNLWVDRVACAWLIRRFIDPHATFLWLDDIRQCPDAALGFDFDGATFSHIGDRVSFEVLLASFGLDEDKGLARLGQMIHVLDVGGTPVAEASGFEAVLAGARERLPSDDALLDDVSHVLDSLYTHFSTARRR, encoded by the coding sequence ATGAATGCGACCTCCGCGCTCCCCGAAACTGCCTGGCTTCTGCTCGTCGTCAGCCTGCCGACCTCCGCGTCCACCGCCCGGATGCGCTTATGGCGCGGGATCAAGGCGCTTGGCGCGGCGGCGCTGCGGGATGGCGCCTACCTTCTCCCCAATCTGCCGGGCCTCGGCGCGTCGCTGCAGGCGTTGGCCACCGACGCGGCCAGCGAAGACGGCAAGGTCTGGGTGCTGTCGGTTCAGGCCACCGGCGCACAGCAGGATGCGGAGTATCGCGCCCTGTTCGCCCGCGCCAGCGAGTACGCGGCCTGGATCACCGAGCTTTCCGCCGCGCGCTCGACGTTGTCGGAGATGGACGAAGCAGGGCTGCTGCGACTGGCACGCAGACATGGCCGGGGATTCGACGCGATTCGCAGGATCGACTTCTTTCCCGACGAGGCATCCGCGCGTGCCGAAGCCCAGTGGCGCGACTTCAATGCGGCGATCGACGTCATGCTTTCGCCCGGCGAGCCGCGGGGCGTGGCCGGCAACATCCCAAGGCGCGATCCTGCGCAATATCAGGGACGCCAGTGGGCGACCCGCCGGAATCTATGGGTGGACCGCGTCGCCTGCGCCTGGTTGATCCGGCGGTTCATCGATCCTCACGCCACGTTTCTCTGGCTCGACGACATCCGACAGTGCCCGGACGCCGCGCTGGGGTTTGACTTCGATGGCGCGACGTTCTCTCACATCGGTGACCGCGTGTCGTTCGAGGTGCTGCTCGCCAGCTTCGGACTCGACGAGGACAAAGGACTCGCCCGTCTCGGCCAGATGATCCATGTACTGGATGTCGGCGGCACACCGGTTGCGGAAGCGAGCGGTTTCGAGGCGGTACTGGCGGGCGCTCGCGAGCGCTTGCCCAGCGACGACGCACTGCTCGATGACGTCAGTCACGTCCTCGACTCGCTGTACACCCATTTCTCCACTGCGCGCAGGCGTTAA
- a CDS encoding PAS domain-containing sensor histidine kinase produces MVATTQSEAAPDRTRPGPVTEIVALGESRLAGVIRSAMEAIISVDEAQRIVLFNPMAERLFGCPAETAIGRQLGDFIPERFRAAHSAHVARFGVTGVSDRQMGQQRTLFALRRDGTEFPIEASISQTFEEPGRKLFTVMLRDITERVQAEAALRRSREELQALSDSILSGREEEKRRVARELHDELGQQLSALKMDLVMLEGDLRDARLPDRILAQVTAMHGVIDTTVNAVRRIASDLRPALLDELGLAAGLDWLAKDFGRRYAIDVVVHAVDSPDVGEQVATAAFRIVQEALNNVIQHADARRAWVDLAHVDDAYVLTVRDDGRGWDGKASREHRRSFGLLGIRERARLLGGTVSMRHAPGEGFELAVRIPDHP; encoded by the coding sequence ATGGTTGCAACCACACAATCCGAAGCGGCACCGGACCGGACGCGGCCGGGTCCGGTTACCGAAATCGTTGCGCTGGGCGAGTCCCGGTTGGCAGGCGTCATCCGTTCCGCCATGGAGGCCATCATCTCCGTGGACGAGGCGCAACGGATCGTGCTGTTCAATCCCATGGCCGAGCGCCTCTTTGGCTGTCCGGCGGAGACGGCCATCGGCAGGCAACTCGGCGACTTCATCCCTGAACGCTTTCGCGCCGCACATTCGGCGCACGTGGCCAGATTCGGCGTGACGGGCGTTTCGGACCGGCAGATGGGACAGCAGCGTACGCTCTTTGCGTTACGCCGGGATGGCACGGAGTTCCCGATCGAGGCATCCATTTCACAGACGTTCGAAGAACCCGGGCGAAAGCTGTTCACCGTCATGCTGCGCGACATCACCGAGCGCGTCCAGGCGGAGGCGGCATTGCGTCGCTCGCGAGAAGAACTGCAAGCGTTGTCCGACAGCATTCTTTCCGGACGCGAAGAGGAAAAGCGCCGCGTCGCGCGAGAGCTCCACGACGAGCTTGGCCAGCAGCTCAGCGCATTGAAGATGGATCTGGTCATGCTGGAAGGCGATCTGCGAGACGCCCGCTTGCCGGACCGCATTCTGGCGCAGGTCACGGCGATGCACGGTGTCATCGACACGACCGTCAACGCCGTGCGACGCATCGCGTCCGATCTGCGGCCGGCGCTGCTGGACGAACTGGGGCTGGCGGCCGGGCTGGACTGGCTGGCCAAGGATTTCGGCCGCCGCTATGCCATCGACGTCGTCGTGCACGCGGTGGACAGCCCGGACGTGGGAGAGCAGGTGGCGACGGCCGCCTTTCGTATCGTCCAGGAAGCCCTCAACAACGTCATCCAGCATGCGGACGCACGCCGGGCATGGGTGGACCTCGCGCACGTCGATGACGCGTACGTGCTGACGGTGCGCGACGACGGTCGCGGGTGGGACGGGAAAGCGAGCCGGGAGCATCGACGCTCATTTGGCCTGCTGGGCATCAGGGAGCGCGCGAGGTTGCTCGGCGGCACCGTTTCCATGCGGCACGCTCCCGGCGAGGGCTTCGAGCTCGCTGTCAGAATTCCCGACCATCCCTGA